A stretch of DNA from Streptococcus sp. NPS 308:
GTTAAAAAATCAAAACTCTGTCAAGTTTTTTTCTTGACAGATGTCAAAAATCTGCTATAATAGAACATGTGCTAAATAGCTCAGCTATTTCACCGAAATAAAAAAATAAGAAAAGAGACATTAAAAAATGGCAGTTAAAATCCGTTTGACTCGTATGGGTTCTAAGAAAAAACCTTTCTACCGTATCAACGTAGCAGACTCACGTTCACCACGTGACGGACGTTTCATCGAAACAGTTGGTACTTACAACCCACTTGTTGCTGAAAACCAAGTAACTTTGAAAGAAGACCGCGTTCTTGCATGGTTGGCTGATGGAGCTCAACCTTCAGATACAGTTCGCAACATCCTTTCAAAAGAAGGCGTATTGAAAAAATTCCACGATTCTAAATTCTCAAAATAAGTTTAAAGTAGGTTGACAGATGGATACGATTGAAAATCTCATTATTGCGATTGTGAAACCTTTGATTTCACAACCTGATGCCTTAACTATCAAGATTGAAGACACACCAGAGTTTTTGGAGTATCACTTGGATCTTGACCAAAGCGATGTCGGTCGTGTTATCGGTCGTAAGGGTCGCACTATCTCAGCGATAAGAACGATTGTCTACTCTGTCCCAACTGAAGACAAAAAAGTAAGAAT
This window harbors:
- the rpsP gene encoding 30S ribosomal protein S16 — its product is MAVKIRLTRMGSKKKPFYRINVADSRSPRDGRFIETVGTYNPLVAENQVTLKEDRVLAWLADGAQPSDTVRNILSKEGVLKKFHDSKFSK
- the kphA gene encoding RNA-binding protein KphA; translation: MDTIENLIIAIVKPLISQPDALTIKIEDTPEFLEYHLDLDQSDVGRVIGRKGRTISAIRTIVYSVPTEDKKVRIVIDEK